The stretch of DNA TCGACGCGCGGCCGGTCAGCGGCAAGCAGGTCAAGAACATGCTGATCCAGACCGGCGACGTGCGCTACACCAACCAGAATGGCGAGCTTGTGACCAAGGTGCTCTCGCACACCTTCCGCGTGGCGCGCCTGGGTGCCAAGGACGGCCTCAAGTACGAGCCGCGCGCCAAGCACGAATACACGCAGGCGGAGCTCGACGAGATCATGAGCGCGCACATCAACGAGTACGTGCGCGGCGCCGAAACCTTGTACTGGGAGTCGGTGGAGGTCGGCGCTTCCCTGCCCGGCACGGTGCGGGGACCGATCAACCAGCTCGACATGACCGCCTACTATGCCGGCGCCGTAGGCACCTCCGGCTACAAGTCGACCAAGCTGAAGTGGAAGTACACGAACTGGGCCCGAACCACGCCCGAGCATTTGCCCAACAACTACGACAAGTGCTACTACGGCGCCCGCGTGCTGCCGAGCATCGGCCATCAGGACCAAGCCGTCGCGGTGAACGACCTGGGCATGCCCGGCCCCTACGACAACGGCCCGCAGCGTTGCGGGATGCTCGCCACCTGCGTCACCAACTGGATCGGCGACGACGGCTTCGTGCGCAAGTACAGCACACGGCTGAAGTTGCCCGTGATTTTTGGCGATACCAACTACACCAAGGGCCGCGTCACCGGCAAGCGCATCGAGGACAGCCGCGGGCTCGTCGACCTCGAATTGTGGGCCGAGAACCAGCTCGGGCAGGTGACGCTCACGGGCACGGCCACCGTTGAACTGCCGCGCCGCGAGGCCAAGAACCACTCCTGAGCATCAACCACGGACGAACATCAACATGACCACAAAGACCATCTCCCGCGAAGCGCAGCAAGCCGTCGAACAAGGCAAGGCGCATTTCATGCATACGCTCGGCAACCTGCCCGAGCCGATCCGCGCCATGATGGACCACCTGCCCGAGCACTTCGCGGGCTACCTCCAGTTCCGCGAAGCCGTCTACCGCAGCCCCGAGCAAGGCGCCTGTCTCGACCTGAAGACCAAGGAACTGCTCTACACGGTGCTCGACGTGGTGACCGGTAATCTGGACGGCGCCAAGAACCACGGCCGCGCCGCGTTCGTTGCCGGCATGAATTCTGGCGAACTGGCCGAGGCCTGCATGCAGGTGATGCACGTGTGCGGCGTGACCACTTGGGGCACGACCGGCTACAAGGTGGTCGACTTCATTGCCGGACTCGAAAAAGAAAAGAAGCCTGCCTGAGCTACGCCGCGCGAACTGCCCCAAGTCACGTGAACTTCGCTCTCTTCCTCGACATGAAAGTCCGGAGCGATCCGGACCGCCTCGCAGTCGCCGACCACCGCCTGCGACTTTGCTGGAGCGAACTGGACCGGCAGGCGTCGCGGCTCGCGTACCTGATGCGTGCGCGTGGCCTCGCACCGGGCGATCGGCTCGCCATTTACCTTCCCAATCGGGTCGAGGTCGTCGTCGCGCTGCTGGCCTGTCTCAAGTCCGGCGTCATCGCGACGCCACTCAACTGGCGCCTGTCGGGTGCCGAGCTGCATCGCGTGGTGTCGCACTGCGCGCCCGCGCTCACGCTCACCAGCTCCGACCGGATCGCTCTGCTCGGCCCAGGCGCATCTGCCGCTGGCGTGCTTGGCGTGGACGAGGCGCCTGGTGGCGGCAGCTTCTGGGCCGCTTTGGAAGGCCAGCCCGACCGCTTCGCGACCATCGGTCGGCAGGCAGGGGACATCGCCAACCTGCTCTACACCTCGGGCACCACCTCGACGCCCAAGGCTGCGATTCACACCCATGGCATGCGGGTCGCCGTAGCGGCCGCGATGACCGACGCCTTCGCGCTGTCGTCTCGCGACGTGGCACTTGCGGTGTCGCCGCTCTTCCACACCGCCGGGCTCAGCGTTTTCGCCAACGCCTTGTTCGCGGGCTGTCCACTGATCCTGCTGGAAAAGTGGAATCTCGAGGACTTCGTCCGCATCGTGGCAGAGGAGGGCGTGAGCTTCATGCACCTGATCGGCACCTTGCTGGTAGACATCGCCAACGCCGACGAGCAGATTTTCGATCCGCTGAAGGCGAGCAGCCGTGTGCGCTTCACTTGGGGCGGCGGGCATTCGATCAGCCCCGACAAGTTTCTGAGCTATGAGCGCCGCATCGGCGGGCTCTTCCTGCTGGGCTACAGCCGCACCGAAGGCGGGTTGAGCTACAACCCGCTCGACGCGGCTCGGCGCAATTTCAGCGACCATGGCTTTCCGAACCGCAACAGCTCCGAGCTCGCGATCATCGACCCGGCGACGCAGCGACCTTGCAACACGGATGTCACCGGCGAGATCTGTTTCCGCGGCGACGGCGTTTCCCCCGGCTACTGGGACGGGCACTTCCTGCGCACGGTGCCGCCCTACGACGGCGGCTGGCAACCGACCGGCGACCTGGGCTGCGTCGATGCGGAGGGCCGGCTGTATTTCCTGGGCCGGGGCGACCACATGATCAAGACGGGTGGCGAGAACGTGTTCCCGGATGAAGTGGCGTCGGTGCTGCTCGGGCTCAATGGCGTCGTCGATGCCGTAGTGGTGGGCCTGCCGGACGAGCGCATGGGCCAGCGCGTGGCGGCCCTGGTAGTGCCTGCGGGTCCCGCGCTTCACACGGAGGACTTGATCGCTGGCTGCCGCCTCGCGCTGGCGGGCTACAAGACGCCGCGCGTCGTGGGCTTTATCGATGCTCTGCCGAAGCTTGGCAGCGGCAAGGTGGACCTGGCGGCATGCCGGTCGCTGCTGCTCGCGAAAGCCGCGGCGCCCACGCCCTGCTGACCCACATCGTGATTGCGTGGAACACCGCCCGCATGCAGGCGGCGCGAGCGGCTGGTCGGCATCGCGACTTGCTGCCGCCAAGCGGATAGCGGCGGCCATCGATACCATCCGAACTCCGATCCACGACCGCTTGCCATGACCGAGACCCATATCCCTCCACACGTCGTCATCATGGGCGCAGCCGGCGCGCTGAGCCGTGCAGTCATTGCCGATTTTCTGGAACAGGGCGCCCGGCTTGCGTTGGTGGACCACAGTATGGCGCACCTGTCGAGCGCGTTCCCTGGGCTGGACAACTCGCAGCATCTGCTGCTCGAGGCCGATGTGACATCGGCAACCGCTATGACGCCACAGTCCGGGGCATGACGATGGTTTTCCAAGTGAAGGACGATGCCATGCTGGACAAGGTCCAGGCCGGCGAAAAGGTCCGCTTTCTGGCTGAAAAAGTCGAGGGAAAGATCACCGTCATGAAGATCGAAGCTGCGCGCTGAGCCCCCGTTCGCCCCGCACGTGCACGCGCCGAGGTCGGGCTGCATTTGGGGACGGCAGGTTCGTTCATCTGCCCGGTCAATTTGACACCTCAACCCCTGTAAAGCCTTAGCTGAGGAGCGTACCAACCACAAACAGGAGCGAAGCAAGGTGTGCTTGCAAGGGTGATGCTGCTATGCCGTAATTGCACGAATGACTCGGTGACGCAATGACTTCAAGGAGCTGATCCGCCGCATGAGGTTTGGCGGCCAACAGAAGGAAGGAGACACATATGACTACCCACAACCCAGTCCAACAACTCCGAGAGATCTTCGAAGGACCGGTCATGCGACCGGTATTGGAGCATTGGCGGCGCAAGCACTTCGTGTCCAAAGAAGGTCTTGCCTCCTGCTACGGCTTGTTCGAAAGCTTCGCGGAAGCACGTGCCTCGTTGCCGCCCAGCCTCGCGTTCGATCACGCTGCACTGGCCACCGAATATGTTGAGGTCCGCACGAAGCGCATTTTCGCCTACGACTACCCGGTGCTGTGGTGGCTTGAGCGTGCGATCCGCCGCGGCGCCACTCGAGTCCTAGACATCGGCGGATCGGTCGGCGTTCACTACTATGCCTATCGACGCTACTTCGAGATGCCTCCAGAGCTGACCTGGCGAATTGTCGAGGTGCCCGCCATCGCTTCGATAGGGCGAGAGATGGCGCTGCGAACCGACGCCCAGGCGCTCAGCTTCGTGGAGGACCTGGAGTCCGCGCTTTCCGGCGCCGACATCTGGATTTCCGCAGGCGCCATTCAGTATTTCGAAGACGGCCGCCCGAGTGATCTGCTGAAGCGATGCGCAACAAGGCCGAAACACATCCTCCTCAACAAGCTTCCGCTGTACGCCGGTCAGGACTTCATTACCACGCAGAACCTCGGCGAGGGTTCCTTTTCTCCTTTCCACGTCTATAACCGAGCGGCATTTATTGGGGATATTACGGCGTTGGGCTATACGCTGGGCGACGAGTGGGCCGTCCATGAGCGTTCGCTTTACCTGCCGAGCCACCCTGATCGGTCGTTCCCGACCTTCACGGGCCTCTATTTCACGAACGACATCTAGTCTTACTGAATGAAAGGGACTTCCCCGTCCCTGGACTGGACTTGACCCTGTTGCGCGGACGGGTTGGGACTTGATCTCAAGTCGGATGGATAGGCTGCGACGCAGACTTTTCCACCGGCGGCGTGGCGCATGCCACGCAGACGCCGACGGTGCCCATCGACGGGCGCACGCCCATCTTCTTGCACCGTTCGCCGAAGGCGATGCTGGTGTTCGGCGCGCACGCGTGGCATGCCGTAGGTGGCGTCGGATTCGGTGTGGATTGCTCGGATTCGTTCCACCAACACCGCGTCGTCGATCGAACGCCTCGACGGCGGTCGTTCGAGCCACGCGTAGTAGCCACTCGCAGAGACCTTGAGCACGCGGCACATCGTATGCACTGGAATCTTGGCCTGGTTCGCACTCACGAGTTCGTAGACCTGATGGATGTCTTCTCGCCTTTGCCGGCGAACCAGGCCGTAGCCTTTGCCAAGATGTCCCGCTCCAGCTTGAGCTGACGGTTTTCACGGCGCAGCCGCACGAGTTCCTCGCGCTCGGCGCTGCTCAGGACATCCTTGCCGCGTGCGGGCTTGCCGCTGTCAGCGGCGGCTTGCGCCACCCAAGTCGAGATGCTCTGGGCAGTGCAGCCGAACTCACGCGCGAGCTGCGTCGGCGTGCGGCCCGCCTGGACCAGCTCGACCATCTGTTGGCGGAACTCCGCCGGGTACGGAGGCTTCGGTGTAGGCATATCGGACTCCTTCTTCCATAGGGATCGGGTGTCCGCGAAATCGGGTCAACTTCAACTTCAAGGTCATGCTCCA from Variovorax sp. PBL-E5 encodes:
- a CDS encoding FAS1-like dehydratase domain-containing protein; this encodes MSTAELTDRNLLAPNLGRDALDEARALLGMPIRVEQWNYEATRDAIRHYAWGIGDDNPLFSDPAYAAGTRWHGIIAPPTFFFGIFDAVVAPGLEDIQWYYSGIDAEFHLPMRRNDEITASADYVDARPVSGKQVKNMLIQTGDVRYTNQNGELVTKVLSHTFRVARLGAKDGLKYEPRAKHEYTQAELDEIMSAHINEYVRGAETLYWESVEVGASLPGTVRGPINQLDMTAYYAGAVGTSGYKSTKLKWKYTNWARTTPEHLPNNYDKCYYGARVLPSIGHQDQAVAVNDLGMPGPYDNGPQRCGMLATCVTNWIGDDGFVRKYSTRLKLPVIFGDTNYTKGRVTGKRIEDSRGLVDLELWAENQLGQVTLTGTATVELPRREAKNHS
- a CDS encoding carboxymuconolactone decarboxylase family protein, which produces MTTKTISREAQQAVEQGKAHFMHTLGNLPEPIRAMMDHLPEHFAGYLQFREAVYRSPEQGACLDLKTKELLYTVLDVVTGNLDGAKNHGRAAFVAGMNSGELAEACMQVMHVCGVTTWGTTGYKVVDFIAGLEKEKKPA
- a CDS encoding class I adenylate-forming enzyme family protein, which encodes MNFALFLDMKVRSDPDRLAVADHRLRLCWSELDRQASRLAYLMRARGLAPGDRLAIYLPNRVEVVVALLACLKSGVIATPLNWRLSGAELHRVVSHCAPALTLTSSDRIALLGPGASAAGVLGVDEAPGGGSFWAALEGQPDRFATIGRQAGDIANLLYTSGTTSTPKAAIHTHGMRVAVAAAMTDAFALSSRDVALAVSPLFHTAGLSVFANALFAGCPLILLEKWNLEDFVRIVAEEGVSFMHLIGTLLVDIANADEQIFDPLKASSRVRFTWGGGHSISPDKFLSYERRIGGLFLLGYSRTEGGLSYNPLDAARRNFSDHGFPNRNSSELAIIDPATQRPCNTDVTGEICFRGDGVSPGYWDGHFLRTVPPYDGGWQPTGDLGCVDAEGRLYFLGRGDHMIKTGGENVFPDEVASVLLGLNGVVDAVVVGLPDERMGQRVAALVVPAGPALHTEDLIAGCRLALAGYKTPRVVGFIDALPKLGSGKVDLAACRSLLLAKAAAPTPC
- a CDS encoding copper-binding protein gives rise to the protein MLDKVQAGEKVRFLAEKVEGKITVMKIEAAR
- a CDS encoding methyltransferase, TIGR04325 family gives rise to the protein MTTHNPVQQLREIFEGPVMRPVLEHWRRKHFVSKEGLASCYGLFESFAEARASLPPSLAFDHAALATEYVEVRTKRIFAYDYPVLWWLERAIRRGATRVLDIGGSVGVHYYAYRRYFEMPPELTWRIVEVPAIASIGREMALRTDAQALSFVEDLESALSGADIWISAGAIQYFEDGRPSDLLKRCATRPKHILLNKLPLYAGQDFITTQNLGEGSFSPFHVYNRAAFIGDITALGYTLGDEWAVHERSLYLPSHPDRSFPTFTGLYFTNDI